From a region of the Hymenobacter jejuensis genome:
- a CDS encoding DUF4199 domain-containing protein yields MRTAIQWGVSAGIVCILWVIGLYLTGNNPYGPKRLMTFFIPPLAAILSQGVLRRKFQPEGPGLGRAIGVGLLTTFFIALVSAAGVYGFARITGNAPIQRHLSEMDQLLAASKADFLKQPHGLEQYERTRQGLARTPQGFAADDFKNKILFGLLISVPGGIFFRK; encoded by the coding sequence GTGCGCACTGCCATTCAATGGGGTGTAAGTGCAGGTATTGTATGCATTCTCTGGGTTATAGGCCTATACCTGACGGGCAATAACCCATATGGCCCCAAAAGGCTCATGACCTTCTTCATCCCGCCGTTGGCGGCAATCCTGAGCCAAGGCGTGCTTCGTCGGAAATTTCAACCTGAAGGTCCAGGGTTAGGCCGAGCAATTGGCGTTGGCCTACTCACTACTTTCTTCATAGCCTTGGTATCGGCGGCAGGAGTGTACGGTTTTGCTAGAATTACAGGTAACGCGCCCATACAGAGGCACTTATCTGAAATGGATCAACTGCTGGCAGCAAGCAAAGCCGATTTTCTGAAGCAACCGCACGGCTTGGAACAATACGAGCGCACCCGGCAGGGACTGGCCCGCACCCCGCAAGGGTTTGCCGCCGATGACTTTAAAAATAAGATCCTGTTTGGGTTGTTGATTAGTGTGCCAGGAGGGATTTTCTTTCGGAAATAA
- a CDS encoding DUF4199 domain-containing protein, translating into MENTSTAAVTTTSTAIRYGLLTGLVSVIYSFILFVTKQEGNTALGLVALAIWIGGLVLAHKFYKDNNGGFMSYGQGLGIGTLMSLVSGILGGIFRYVYLEFIDPSAMQRGIDVAREKMAQAGNMTDEQIEQAVNTSQKFSTGPLGLVFAIVGAVVIGFILSLIISAITKHNRPEFE; encoded by the coding sequence ATGGAAAACACCTCTACTGCTGCTGTTACAACCACTTCTACTGCCATTCGATATGGGTTGCTGACGGGGCTGGTTTCTGTCATCTATTCGTTCATCCTTTTCGTGACCAAGCAGGAGGGCAATACCGCACTAGGGTTGGTTGCGCTTGCCATCTGGATTGGAGGTCTTGTACTCGCGCATAAGTTCTACAAAGACAACAACGGCGGCTTCATGTCCTATGGGCAAGGCTTGGGTATTGGCACCTTGATGTCGCTCGTTTCGGGTATTCTAGGCGGAATTTTTCGTTATGTGTACTTAGAATTCATTGACCCGTCGGCAATGCAACGCGGAATTGATGTGGCACGTGAGAAAATGGCCCAAGCAGGCAACATGACTGACGAGCAAATTGAGCAAGCTGTCAATACGTCCCAAAAATTTAGCACGGGACCGCTCGGCTTGGTGTTTGCCATTGTGGGGGCCGTCGTGATCGGCTTTATTCTTTCCCTCATCATCTCCGCCATCACCAAACATAATCGTCCTGAGTTTGAGTAA
- a CDS encoding glycosyltransferase family 2 protein — protein sequence MSKRLPHHFPVELSIVIPLLNEAESLPELTRWINRVLSQHGLTYEVILVDDGSTDSSWSIIEELSDIDTHLRGIRFNRNYGKSAALNVGFKAAEGRVVCTMDADLQDSPEELPELYHMIVEGNYDLVSGWKRKRYDPISKTIPTKLFNGVTRWISGIPLHDFNCGLKAYNQRVVKSIEVYGEMHRYIPVIAKWAGFRNIGEKVVQHQERKYGTTKFGLERFVYGFLDLLSITFVSRFRRRPMHFFGTMGTLSFVLGMLITLWLVGEKVYLALHNIKSRDVTSQPLFFLALVAVVVGMQLFLAGFLAEMIQLNGPRKNQYLIREKLNVI from the coding sequence TTGAGTAAGCGCCTGCCGCACCATTTCCCAGTTGAGCTTTCCATTGTTATCCCCTTGCTCAATGAGGCCGAATCCTTGCCGGAACTGACACGCTGGATCAACCGCGTACTGAGCCAGCATGGACTCACATACGAAGTTATTTTGGTCGACGACGGCTCCACGGATTCTTCTTGGAGTATCATCGAAGAATTGTCCGACATCGATACCCACCTACGAGGCATTCGTTTCAACCGCAACTACGGCAAATCGGCGGCTTTGAATGTAGGCTTTAAGGCGGCAGAAGGCCGGGTAGTCTGCACCATGGATGCCGATTTGCAGGACTCGCCCGAAGAGTTGCCCGAACTCTACCACATGATTGTGGAGGGTAACTACGATCTGGTAAGTGGTTGGAAAAGAAAGCGTTACGACCCAATCAGCAAGACCATTCCTACCAAGCTCTTTAACGGCGTAACCCGCTGGATTTCGGGTATCCCACTACACGATTTTAACTGCGGCTTAAAGGCTTATAATCAACGTGTCGTAAAGAGCATTGAGGTGTACGGCGAAATGCACCGTTACATCCCGGTGATTGCCAAATGGGCCGGGTTTCGGAACATCGGGGAGAAAGTAGTGCAGCACCAAGAACGCAAATACGGCACCACCAAGTTTGGCTTGGAGCGGTTCGTATATGGCTTTCTGGATCTGCTGTCTATCACGTTTGTAAGCCGGTTTCGGCGGCGCCCGATGCACTTTTTCGGTACCATGGGCACCTTGTCCTTCGTGCTCGGAATGCTTATTACGTTGTGGTTAGTAGGCGAAAAAGTCTATTTGGCGCTGCACAATATCAAATCGCGAGATGTGACGAGCCAACCGCTATTTTTCCTAGCGCTGGTGGCCGTTGTGGTCGGCATGCAACTGTTTCTGGCAGGTTTTCTGGCCGAAATGATCCAGCTGAATGGGCCACGCAAGAATCAATATCTGATTCGCGAGAAGCTCAACGTGATCTGA
- a CDS encoding glycosyltransferase, translating into MNVVIIGPAYPLRGGLATYNERLARAFREAGDEVRIVTFSLQYPNFLFPGQTQFSTEAGPQDLDIQVSINSVNPLSWWQVGDQLRRQKPDLVVFRFWLPFMGPALGTIARLIRRNRHTRIVAITDNVIPHEKRPGDRPFTRYFLAACHGFVTMSRSVLADLRRLHFKQPARYQPHPLYDNFGPLKPKEAALAALGLDPAYGYLLFFGFIRAYKGLDILLEAFADPRLAQLPIKLIVAGEYYEDASPYEAIIKQHALASRLVRATDFIPNERVVDYFCAADLVVQPYKNATQSGVSQIAYHFERPMLVTDVGGLAELIPDGEVGYVTKAQPKAIADAILDFYQNQREPTFAAGVRERKKQFSWAEMVGALKAVSAE; encoded by the coding sequence ATGAACGTCGTGATCATTGGGCCGGCATATCCGTTGCGCGGAGGCTTAGCCACCTACAACGAGCGGTTGGCTCGGGCCTTTCGCGAGGCTGGTGACGAGGTGCGCATAGTGACGTTCAGTCTGCAATACCCCAATTTTCTGTTTCCGGGGCAAACGCAGTTTAGCACCGAGGCTGGCCCACAGGATCTAGATATCCAGGTCAGTATCAATTCGGTTAATCCGCTGTCGTGGTGGCAAGTGGGCGATCAGTTGCGCCGTCAAAAGCCTGATTTAGTGGTCTTTCGCTTTTGGCTACCGTTTATGGGTCCGGCTTTGGGCACGATTGCGAGGCTTATCAGGCGCAACCGGCATACGCGCATCGTAGCCATCACCGACAACGTCATTCCACATGAAAAGCGTCCCGGCGACCGGCCGTTTACGCGATACTTTCTGGCTGCTTGTCATGGTTTCGTGACCATGTCGCGCTCAGTATTGGCCGATTTGCGGCGCTTGCACTTCAAGCAACCTGCTCGTTATCAGCCGCATCCGTTGTATGACAACTTTGGTCCGCTAAAGCCCAAAGAGGCTGCTTTAGCTGCACTGGGCCTGGATCCGGCTTATGGGTACCTGTTGTTTTTTGGCTTCATTCGGGCCTATAAAGGCTTGGATATTTTGCTCGAAGCATTTGCCGATCCACGGCTGGCTCAACTGCCCATAAAGCTGATTGTGGCGGGCGAATATTACGAAGATGCTTCGCCTTATGAAGCGATCATAAAGCAGCACGCCTTGGCAAGCCGCCTAGTGCGCGCCACTGATTTTATCCCTAACGAGCGTGTGGTAGACTACTTCTGCGCCGCTGATTTGGTGGTTCAGCCGTACAAAAATGCTACGCAAAGTGGCGTTTCGCAGATTGCCTACCACTTTGAGCGCCCTATGCTCGTTACAGATGTCGGTGGCTTAGCCGAGCTAATACCCGACGGCGAAGTGGGCTACGTAACCAAAGCGCAGCCTAAAGCCATCGCCGACGCGATCCTAGATTTCTACCAAAATCAGCGAGAGCCCACTTTTGCTGCCGGCGTACGTGAGCGCAAAAAACAGTTTTCATGGGCCGAAATGGTCGGCGCGCTCAAAGCAGTCTCGGCAGAGTAA
- a CDS encoding glycosyltransferase family 9 protein — protein MPELNGITVHPDCRHFRGDVPCRPNKEHGYQCADCPVYAPVRQRILIIKLGAIGDVIRTTPLLRRLRQEYPNAFITWLTHTPAILPAGEVDEILKLELSAVLHLQARQFDLLFNLDKDKEACALLGSIKADQKFGYQLRPTDGVAWPVNELANHKFLTGVFDQLSLQNTKPYVQEIFELCDYDFRGEEYLFDNHQDKGYAWDALPFGKHVGLNTGCGDRWTTRLWSDEKWIALISQLQQAGYTPVLLGGTAEDERNRRLHDATGAAYLGTFPLEQFINLMHQMDLIVTQVTMAMHISIALRKPTVLINNIFNPYEFDLYGRGQIVQPDRQCVCFYRGSCKLGTSCMEDLPADKVMAAVEASFPSNL, from the coding sequence ATGCCCGAGCTCAACGGCATCACCGTTCATCCCGATTGTCGCCATTTCCGCGGTGACGTTCCCTGCCGCCCCAACAAAGAGCACGGCTACCAGTGCGCCGATTGCCCAGTGTACGCGCCTGTGCGGCAACGCATTCTGATCATCAAGCTAGGAGCCATCGGCGATGTCATCCGGACGACGCCCTTGCTGCGGCGCCTGCGCCAAGAATACCCCAACGCATTTATTACGTGGCTCACGCATACGCCTGCCATTCTGCCCGCCGGCGAGGTCGACGAAATCCTGAAGCTGGAGTTGTCGGCGGTGCTGCACTTGCAAGCCCGCCAGTTCGATCTGCTGTTTAACCTCGACAAAGACAAAGAGGCTTGCGCTTTGCTGGGCAGCATCAAAGCCGATCAGAAATTTGGCTACCAATTGCGCCCCACCGACGGCGTGGCGTGGCCCGTCAACGAACTGGCCAACCACAAATTCCTGACGGGCGTGTTCGATCAGCTTAGCCTGCAAAACACTAAACCTTATGTGCAGGAGATATTCGAACTCTGCGATTATGACTTTCGCGGTGAAGAATATCTCTTTGACAATCATCAAGATAAAGGCTACGCCTGGGATGCGCTTCCTTTCGGTAAGCACGTAGGCCTAAACACCGGCTGCGGTGACCGCTGGACAACTCGGCTTTGGTCGGATGAAAAATGGATTGCTCTCATCTCCCAGCTCCAACAGGCGGGCTACACGCCTGTCTTGCTCGGTGGTACGGCCGAGGATGAGCGCAATCGCCGCCTGCATGATGCTACGGGAGCGGCTTACTTGGGTACTTTTCCATTGGAGCAATTCATCAACCTGATGCACCAGATGGACCTGATTGTGACCCAGGTAACGATGGCCATGCACATCAGTATTGCATTGCGCAAACCTACTGTGCTGATTAACAACATCTTCAATCCGTACGAATTCGACCTTTATGGCCGGGGCCAGATTGTGCAGCCCGACCGGCAGTGCGTTTGCTTCTATCGTGGCTCTTGCAAGCTGGGCACCAGTTGCATGGAAGACCTACCCGCCGACAAAGTGATGGCCGCAGTAGAAGCTAGCTTCCCAAGTAATTTATAA
- the purB gene encoding adenylosuccinate lyase, with protein sequence MSSAADYDELTSLNALSPLDGRYRHQTAPLAPYFSELALIRYRVFVEVEYFIALCELPLPQLQSIDNQLFTSLRKVYQDFSREDAEAVKAHERVTNHDVKAVEYFLRDQFSALGLGQYLEFIHFGLTSQDINNTAVPLSLQQGLIQVLLPAYAQVRNTLAAQASQWQSIPMLARTHGQPASPTRLGKEIAVFVARLDAQVALLGQVPFGAKFGGATGNFNAHHVAYPNIDWRQFADDFVNTRLGLHRSHPTTQIEHYDHLAATCDGLKRLNTILIDLARDVWQYISMGYFRQTIKPGEVGSSAMPHKVNPIDFENAEGNLGVANALLEHLAAKLPISRLQRDLTDSTVLRTLGVPLGHTLVALTSLQRGLGKLALDEAALHRDLEANWPVVAEAIQTVLRRENYPDPYNALKALTRTHGPVTAETIGEFIDTLEVDDTVKAELRAISPSSYVGI encoded by the coding sequence ATGTCTTCAGCTGCCGACTACGACGAACTGACTTCCCTCAACGCCCTTTCTCCGCTCGACGGGCGCTACCGCCACCAAACGGCCCCGCTCGCGCCGTATTTTTCGGAGTTGGCTTTGATTCGCTACCGCGTATTTGTGGAAGTTGAGTATTTCATCGCCTTGTGCGAGTTGCCATTACCACAACTGCAAAGCATTGATAATCAACTATTTACCTCACTTCGTAAGGTGTATCAGGATTTCTCCCGAGAAGACGCCGAAGCGGTAAAAGCCCATGAGCGCGTCACCAACCACGACGTAAAAGCCGTCGAGTATTTTCTGCGGGACCAATTTTCGGCTCTTGGACTGGGGCAATACTTGGAGTTCATTCACTTCGGCCTGACTTCACAGGACATCAACAACACGGCCGTGCCGCTGAGCTTGCAACAAGGTCTTATTCAGGTGCTGTTGCCAGCTTATGCCCAGGTACGCAATACGTTAGCTGCGCAGGCGAGCCAGTGGCAGAGCATTCCGATGCTGGCCCGTACGCATGGTCAGCCGGCGTCTCCTACTCGCTTGGGCAAGGAAATAGCGGTGTTTGTGGCCCGTCTGGATGCGCAGGTAGCCTTGTTAGGACAGGTACCGTTTGGGGCGAAGTTTGGTGGTGCTACGGGCAATTTCAACGCCCATCACGTAGCTTACCCCAACATTGATTGGCGCCAGTTTGCCGATGACTTTGTGAATACCCGATTGGGCTTGCACCGCAGCCATCCGACCACCCAAATCGAGCACTACGATCATCTGGCCGCTACATGCGACGGCCTGAAGCGCCTCAACACCATTCTGATCGATCTGGCGCGCGACGTGTGGCAGTATATTTCGATGGGGTATTTCCGCCAAACCATTAAGCCCGGCGAAGTTGGCTCTTCGGCTATGCCGCACAAGGTCAACCCCATTGATTTTGAGAATGCCGAAGGCAATTTGGGCGTTGCTAATGCCCTTCTGGAGCACTTGGCGGCGAAGCTTCCCATCTCCCGCCTTCAGCGCGACCTAACCGATTCTACGGTGTTGCGCACGCTGGGAGTGCCCCTTGGCCACACGCTCGTGGCTCTCACGTCGTTGCAGCGGGGCCTGGGCAAGCTGGCCCTCGACGAGGCGGCGCTACACCGCGATTTGGAAGCTAACTGGCCGGTGGTGGCAGAAGCCATCCAGACCGTTTTGCGCCGCGAAAACTACCCCGACCCGTACAATGCGCTTAAGGCTCTGACCCGTACCCACGGTCCTGTTACGGCCGAAACCATCGGCGAATTTATTGATACACTGGAGGTTGACGACACAGTGAAAGCAGAGCTCCGAGCGATTTCGCCAAGCTCCTACGTCGGCATCTAA
- a CDS encoding biosynthetic peptidoglycan transglycosylase yields the protein MKLATKKKIGIGVGIVVVLLAIGLGVFLLKRQQLLQYALAQVKTKVERKYPVKLILGPAQFTDLNTVEIQGVAMVPVGGDTLLRAQRINASLSLRSLFAGRPVFSNLEIDDARLTAIRTLTTDNFSFLYRNRKKNQPVIKRDTTQGTNYGLLLNQVIEAGFDNLPGEADFRRFLITYRSPRHMASINMPRFSIKDGDIAGQLTADIDSVSNQVGVRGHVEAGDYQLTADVFGLNRRPVMLPYVKSRYGARVQFDTLRLSLADKEYDDEKLTVRGEASARNFVVNHPKLSADDVVFPRGGIDFVATLGKASFSLDKGSKITLNRMEFFPTFSVRKLPLKQRVIGKSNGLKNRNELLAGLQVAADIQSAETPANVFFAALPKGMFRTLEGMQGEGTLKYHLQANLDMNHLDSLRFDSSLKGKNFRITRFGRENLNMLNEDFPYTAYNDKGDSIKTFAVGPSNPNFVPYNRISPYLKYAIMTAEDPRFLTHKGFMEKAFVKSIIQNIKERRFARGGSTISMQLVKNVFLTRQKTVTRKIEEALIVWLIENTRLASKERMFEVYLNIIEWGPKIYGVKEAARFYFDKQPANLNLSESLYLASIIPKPKFYRYSFDSYGNLRGSSRYFYHLIAGIMAQRGLISQSDYDNLSLGVALNGPARKYIVTAVDTVRTVSAADSSQFEPLNLIDLLGGSKAPDEGANTPPPDETPDQAPKQ from the coding sequence GTGAAGCTAGCTACGAAGAAAAAAATAGGTATTGGTGTGGGCATCGTTGTGGTGCTTTTAGCCATTGGGCTCGGTGTATTTCTCCTCAAGCGCCAACAATTGCTGCAATATGCGTTGGCGCAGGTCAAAACGAAGGTAGAGCGCAAATACCCCGTCAAGCTCATTTTAGGGCCCGCCCAGTTTACGGATCTCAATACCGTTGAAATCCAGGGTGTTGCGATGGTGCCCGTTGGCGGCGATACGCTGTTGCGTGCCCAGCGCATTAATGCTTCCTTGAGCTTGCGGTCGTTGTTTGCGGGACGGCCGGTGTTTAGCAACCTCGAAATCGACGATGCCCGTCTGACGGCCATCCGTACGCTGACGACTGACAACTTTTCTTTTCTATACCGCAACCGCAAGAAAAACCAGCCGGTAATAAAGCGCGATACGACCCAGGGCACCAATTACGGCCTGTTGTTGAATCAAGTGATCGAGGCAGGTTTCGACAACTTGCCTGGCGAGGCTGATTTCCGGCGCTTTCTGATTACCTACCGCAGCCCACGCCATATGGCGTCCATCAACATGCCGCGGTTTAGCATCAAAGATGGAGATATTGCCGGGCAACTGACTGCTGATATCGACTCGGTTAGCAACCAGGTAGGAGTGCGCGGTCACGTGGAAGCCGGTGATTATCAGCTAACTGCTGATGTGTTTGGCCTGAACCGCCGCCCTGTGATGCTGCCCTATGTAAAGAGCCGGTATGGCGCGCGGGTGCAGTTCGACACGTTGCGCCTAAGCCTAGCCGACAAAGAATACGACGACGAAAAGCTAACGGTACGCGGCGAGGCTTCGGCCCGCAACTTCGTGGTCAATCATCCCAAGCTTTCGGCCGATGACGTGGTGTTTCCGCGCGGCGGCATCGACTTTGTAGCGACGTTGGGCAAGGCCTCGTTCTCGCTCGATAAAGGCAGCAAAATTACGCTCAACCGTATGGAATTTTTTCCGACGTTCAGCGTGCGTAAGCTGCCTCTGAAACAGCGCGTTATCGGCAAGTCCAACGGCCTGAAAAACCGCAACGAGTTGCTGGCGGGTCTGCAGGTAGCAGCCGATATTCAATCGGCGGAAACGCCGGCCAATGTGTTTTTCGCGGCTTTGCCGAAGGGTATGTTCCGGACGCTAGAAGGCATGCAGGGCGAAGGTACTTTGAAGTACCACTTGCAGGCCAATCTCGACATGAATCACCTTGACAGCCTGCGATTTGACTCGTCGCTAAAGGGTAAGAACTTTCGGATTACGCGTTTCGGCCGCGAAAATCTCAACATGCTGAACGAGGATTTCCCCTATACCGCTTATAACGACAAAGGCGACTCGATCAAAACCTTCGCGGTGGGGCCTTCTAACCCCAATTTTGTGCCGTACAACCGCATATCGCCGTACCTGAAATATGCCATCATGACGGCGGAAGACCCGCGCTTCCTGACGCATAAAGGCTTCATGGAGAAGGCGTTCGTGAAATCGATCATTCAGAACATCAAGGAGCGGCGATTTGCGCGCGGCGGCAGCACCATCTCCATGCAACTGGTGAAGAACGTGTTCTTGACCCGCCAAAAAACCGTCACGCGTAAAATTGAGGAAGCCCTGATCGTATGGCTTATTGAAAATACGCGTTTAGCCTCGAAAGAACGGATGTTTGAGGTGTACCTGAACATCATCGAATGGGGGCCGAAAATCTACGGAGTGAAAGAGGCCGCGCGCTTCTACTTTGATAAGCAACCTGCCAACCTCAACCTGTCGGAAAGCTTGTACTTGGCGAGCATCATTCCCAAGCCCAAGTTCTACCGCTACTCCTTCGACAGCTACGGCAACCTACGCGGCAGCAGCCGCTATTTCTACCACCTTATCGCGGGCATCATGGCCCAACGCGGCCTGATTTCGCAGTCTGACTACGACAACTTGTCCCTCGGAGTCGCGCTCAATGGTCCGGCTCGCAAGTACATCGTGACTGCTGTTGATACAGTGCGCACCGTATCGGCCGCCGATTCGTCGCAGTTTGAGCCGCTAAACCTGATTGATCTGCTGGGCGGCAGCAAGGCCCCAGACGAAGGTGCCAACACGCCTCCGCCGGACGAAACTCCTGACCAGGCGCCAAAGCAATAA
- a CDS encoding TerC family protein, translated as MENTPIFWVGFNAFVLVMLMLDLLVFNRKEHVVHMREALGWSAFWIALSLSFNYLVYRTMGRQAALEFLTGYLIEKSLSVDNLFVFLLIFTYFQVPQQYQHKILFWGILGALILRAAFILAGAALLAKFHFLMYVLGAFLVYTGVRMATSAGEPEIDPDANPVVKFLSRYMPVTRNLEGGKFFVRKEKLLFATPLFVVLLMVETTDVVFAADSIPAILAVSRDTFVVYTSNVFALLGLRALYFALAGLMRLFHYLHYGLSLILIFIGGKLLVSNYLEIPMGISLGIVGFILAMSVILSVLLPKKEDESVEAINK; from the coding sequence ATGGAAAACACTCCTATTTTCTGGGTTGGCTTCAACGCATTCGTGCTGGTGATGCTCATGCTCGATTTGCTCGTTTTCAACCGCAAGGAGCACGTAGTGCATATGCGCGAAGCGCTGGGCTGGTCAGCTTTCTGGATCGCGCTTTCCCTCTCGTTCAACTACCTCGTGTACCGCACGATGGGCCGGCAGGCAGCCCTCGAGTTTCTCACCGGCTACCTGATCGAGAAATCGTTGAGCGTCGACAACCTGTTTGTGTTCCTGCTGATTTTCACCTACTTCCAGGTGCCGCAGCAGTATCAGCACAAAATCTTGTTTTGGGGCATTCTGGGAGCACTTATTCTGCGCGCTGCCTTCATTTTGGCGGGTGCGGCGCTGCTGGCCAAGTTTCACTTCCTGATGTATGTGTTGGGCGCTTTCCTGGTCTATACGGGTGTGCGCATGGCCACCAGCGCCGGCGAGCCGGAAATTGACCCGGATGCCAACCCCGTAGTCAAGTTTTTGAGCCGCTATATGCCTGTCACGCGCAATCTGGAAGGCGGCAAGTTCTTTGTACGCAAGGAAAAGCTGCTGTTTGCCACCCCGCTGTTTGTGGTGCTTCTGATGGTCGAAACGACCGATGTGGTCTTTGCCGCCGATTCCATCCCGGCCATTCTTGCCGTTTCCCGCGATACGTTCGTGGTGTACACGTCCAACGTATTCGCGCTGCTGGGCCTACGCGCCTTGTATTTTGCTTTGGCAGGCCTTATGCGGCTTTTTCATTACCTGCACTACGGCCTCTCGCTTATTTTGATTTTCATCGGAGGCAAGTTACTGGTTTCTAATTATTTAGAGATACCGATGGGTATATCTTTGGGCATTGTGGGCTTTATTCTAGCAATGTCGGTCATCCTATCGGTTCTGTTGCCTAAGAAAGAAGACGAATCCGTCGAGGCTATTAATAAGTAA